A single window of Crassostrea angulata isolate pt1a10 chromosome 8, ASM2561291v2, whole genome shotgun sequence DNA harbors:
- the LOC128161660 gene encoding uncharacterized protein LOC128161660, with product MDPASTTYKVHQCSKCPGDTEYYCVSCPCDLCQKCKENHVKNLQTIDHNVVSHHEKFNNIPTQEICGRHPSHVYIKYCESSQVPVCDSCFGHKSHRFPITLIKRRHKFKSIQLTYQTKQQQHRGTIHTIRSEALFYRPVLMTGITDDIKTCRTEFSRYQSEMLTKAQRLKDLINYVLYDLLNKVLCDFDFKHRYLKQKIETNRHIFSLQRYVHMYEQSTFSALQFLSSIKKAFPQTHLTLHTSQLSMTESLNKEDVMESLSAIQITERGNRRIGNQCLLKLTSGAEFHQSLTVTGVDRCDHISCVTSDRVWVSGYRKNLMLTDTTGVPLHRVKDSWSGDTLGNGLHTVNSKSELIFIDRKYNINKLSKDMKTTTTFIEKTDSTWRPQCVYWSPSTGDLLVGMYNNDTDTGKVTRYNQSGQLTQTIQNDNTGRGLYRRPCYITENNNGDVVVSDYIYRWSSTVVVTERGGRHRFSYTGPPSGSRLDPVGICTDALSHILVCDFRTDTVQMLDKDGQFLSHLLIRPSGIFKPWSLSYDVNTHRLWVGSWYNNTVVIYRYITRQDALTASADVMESLREIPTTGTEKPQQGNQCLLKLMSPPELLHSLTVTGVDRCDHISCVTSDRVWVSDWNNLILTDITGVPLHRVKDSCRGVGLHTVNSESELIYKDRKYNIKKRSEDMKTTKTLIRKKIFSKWRPLCVYWSPSTGDLLVGMFNNDTRTGKVTQYNQSGQLTQTIQNDITGLGLYREPRYITENNNGDVVVSDCSFLSMYGAVVVTERGGRHRFSYTGHPSGSELWPRGICTDALSHILVCDDRTETVQMIDKDGQFLSHLLTKSQEMDEPRSLSYDVNTHRLWVGSGYNNKVCVYRYITRQDALTDEDTHSTDEDVFSSSTAVE from the exons ATGGACCCAGCAAGTACAACATATAAAGTACATCAATGCTCTAAGTGTCCCGGGGACACAGAGTACTATTGTGTATcgtgtccatgtgatctgtgtcAAAAGTGTAAAGAAAACCATGTGAAAAACCTCCAAACAATAGACCATAATGTTGTGTCACATCATGAGAAATTCAACAACATCCCAACACAAGAGATCTGTGGGAGACATCCTAGCCATGTTTATATAAAGTACTGTGAATCTAGTCAAGTTCCTGTGTGTGATTCTTGCTTCGGACATAAATCTCATAGATTCCCAATTACTCTTATAAAAAGAAGGCACAAGtttaaaagtatacaattaacATATCAAACAAAGCAACAACAACACAGAGGAACCATTCACACCATCAGAAGTgaggctctcttttacagacctgttctcATGACAGGAATCACAGATGACATCAAAACTTGTCGCACAGAATTCTCCCGCTATCAATCagagatgttaacaaaggccCAGAGACTGAAGGATCTCATTAACTATGTGCTATATGATCTATTGAACAAAGTGTTATGtgactttgatttcaaacacagataTTTAAAACAGAAGATAGAAACAAACAGACATATTTTCAGCCTACAGAGATATGTACACATGTATGAACAGTCAACATTCAGTGCACTTCAATTCCTCTCCTCCATAAAGAAAGCCTTCCCCCAGACACATCTtacactccacaccagccagctctccatgactgagtcactcaacaaggaggatgtgatggagtcactgagtgcaatccaaatcacagagagaggaaaccgacgcataggaaaccagtgtctgctgaaactgacgtcTGGTGCTGAGTTCCATCAATCTCTCACAGTGACAGGTGTTGATCGTTGTgatcacatttcctgtgtgacatcagaccgggtctgggtcagtggTTATAGAAAGAATCTCatgttgacagacacaacaggtgtccctctacatcgtgtgaAGGATTCATGGAGTGGAGATACATTAGGTAAtggattacacacagtgaacagtaaGAGTGAACTGATTTTTATAGATAGGaaatataacatcaacaaactatcaaaggatatgaaaacaaccaccacatttatagagaaAACAGACTCTACATGGAGACCAcagtgtgtgtactggtccccgtccactggggatctactggtcgggatgtatAACAATGATACAGAcacaggcaaggtaacccggtacaaccagagtggacaactcacacaaaccatacagAACGACAACACAGGACGGGGGCTGTATAGAAGACCttgctatataacagagaacaacaatggggatgtcgtggtgtctgactatATATATAGATGGTCTAGtactgtagtggtgacagagcgtggaggaagacatcgtttctcctacacaggacctCCATCAGGATCAAGACTAGATCCAGtaggaatctgtactgacgcgctgtcacatATCCTGGTGTGTGATTTTAGAACCGACACAGTACAGATGTTAGacaaggacggtcagttcctgtcacatctactgataaGACCATCAGGAATATTCAAACCATggagcctgagttatgatgtcaacactcaccgtctctgggtcggatcatgGTACAACAACACGGTggttatatacaggtatatcaccagacaggatgctctgacag CCTCTGCtgatgtgatggagtcactgagaGAAATCCCAACCACAGGGACAGAAAAACCACAGCAAGGAAACCAGTGTTTGCTGAAACTGATGTCTCCCCCCGAGTTACTTCACTCTCTCACAGTGACAGGTGTTGATCGTTGTgatcacatttcctgtgtgacatcagaccgggtctgggtcagtgattgGAACAATCTCATCTTGACAGACAtaacaggtgtccctctacatcgtgtgaAGGATTCATGTCGTGGTGTaggattacacacagtgaacagtgagagtgaactgatttataaaGATAGGAAATATAATATTAAGAAACGATCagaggatatgaaaacaacgaAAACAttgataaggaaaaaaatattctctaaatGGAGACCActgtgtgtgtactggtccccgtccactggggatctactggtcgggatgttTAACAATGATACAAggacaggcaaggtaacccagtacaaccagagtggacaactcacACAGACCATACAGAACGACATCACAGGACTGGGTCTGTATAGAGAACCtcgctatataacagagaacaacaatggggatgtcgtggtgtctgactgtAGCTTTCTCTCTATGTAtggtgctgtagtggtgacagagcgtggaggaagacatcgtttctcctacacaggacatccatcaggatcagAACTATGGCCacgtggaatctgtactgacgcgctgtcacacatcctggtgtgtgatgataGAACCGAAACAGTACAGATGATAGacaaggacggtcagttcctgtcacatctactgacaaAATCACAAGAGATGGATGAACCACggagcctgagttatgatgtcaacactcaccgtctctgggtcggatcaggGTACAACAACAAGGTGtgtgtctacaggtatatcaccagacaggacgctctgacag ATGAGGACACACACTCAACTGATGAGGATGTCTTTTCCAGCTCAACAGCTGTAGAATAG